GAAGAACCAAAAGAAAGCGTATATTTGCGGACTTGCAGCCGTCTGCCTGTGGTCGACCGTGGCCACCGCCTTCAAGCTATCCCTGCGCCACCTCGGGCCGGAGCCGCTGCTTTTCTATGCCAGCCTGACCTCGGTGCTGGTTCTGCTCCTGATTCTGGCCATCCAGGGCAGGATGAGAGAATTGTCGCGACTGACATTCAAGGATGCACGCTTCTCCCTGCTTCTTGGCGGCCTGAACCCCTTCCTCTACTACCTTGTCCTGATCCGCGCCTACGACCTGCTCCGCGCCCAGGAAGCCCAGGCCATCAACTACACCTGGGCCATCACCATGAGCCTCCTGTCCATCCCCCTCCTCGGCCAGCGCCTGCGCGGCCTGCAATTCGTGGCCATCGGCCTTGGCTACCTCGGCGCGCTCATCATCTCCACCCGGGGCAATCTGCTGGGATTCGAGATGGCGAGCCCCCTGGGTTTTGCCCTGGCCATGGGCAGCACGGTCATCTGGGCCCTGTTCTGGATTTTCGGGGTCAAGGACGCCATGGACCCGACCCTGCGCCTGCTGCTCAACTTCTGCTGCGGCGCGGTCTACACCGGAGCGTGGGCGCTCCTGTCCGGCATTTCGCTCATCCCCAACGGGCCGGGTTTGCTTGGCGCGGTCTACCTCGGGATCTTCGAGATGGGGGTGACGTTCGTGCTCTGGATGTCGGCCCTGCGCCTGTCCCGAACCACGGCGCAGGTCAGCAACATGATCTATCTGGCCCCCTTCCTGTCCCTCTTCATCATTCACTTCCTGCTCGGCGAAACCATCCACGCAGCCACCCTGGCCGGACTGGGCTTCATCCTGGCTGGCACCGTGACCCAAAAATTCGCGGACGCCCAAGCCACGAAGTGAAAATTCCGAGCTCCCAAGCTCTCTACCTGCCCACCACAAGCATTTCGATCTCAAAAAAATATTGACAGACCAGCAGCTCACCACTATTTCTACACATTGTTTTGAAGCGTCATGCCATTTCATGGGAAATGATCGTGACGCTGGTGCGGACCAGCTGGTAGCTGTTTCCAGCCGGAATATCCGCATTTTTTTTACCTTTTTTTTCGGAGTTATAGTTTAGTCTATGAACATCTATGTTGGAAATCTGTCCTGGTCGACCACCGATGCCGACCTGAAGTCCCTGTTCTCCCAGTACGGCGAAGTCACCTCTGCTCACGTCATCGAAGACCGCGCCACCGGCCGCTCCCGTGGTTTTGGCTTTGTCGAGATGGATGACGAAGGCGCCCGCCAGGCCATCCAGGCAGTGAACGGCACCGATTTTCAGGGCCGCAACCTGAAGGTCAACGAATCTCAGCCCCGTGAGAGCCGCCCCCGCTACTAAGCGGTCTGTTCGATCATGAGGAAGCCCGTCCATGGACGGGCTTTTTTTTGTTCAAAATCCGCCGCCACGACTGCCCGAAAAGTGCATTGACGAGTTCCCCGCGTGCCGCATATTGGAGCCGACACCCAAGTCCCCATCCCCTCAGGAGTTATTGATGCGCCCCTGTTCCAAGACGATCCGACTTTTCCTGATCCTGCTCCTGACGATGCTCGCAGCCTGTTCCAAGCCCGCGCCCGGACCTTCGCAAGCCGCCCCGGCACCAACAAACGCGACGGCGGAAGCCCCCGCCCCCCAAAGCCCGGCGCCAACAGCCGACATCCAGGCCGCGCCACAAAGCGAGACCACGCCTAAGCGAACCACAGAAACGCAGGAAGCCCCGTGCCTTGAGTGTGACGCCGTCGATCCGAGCCAGGACCGCGCGGACTGTTTCAAGCTTCAGCCCGGCAAGACGAGCAAAAACAAACACGGCAAGACCGTGACCGGCCGCTGCCAGCCCCAATGCGTTCCCTACGCCCGCTGCCGCAGCGGGATCATGACCTGCCGCCTGGGTGACACGGGTCCAGTGGAGTGGTTCGAGTGCGCGCGCAAGAACAAGGCGACGACCCTGGTCCCCAAGGCCGGGTCCATCATGGTCATCGACGTCAACACCCGCCGCAAGATGCCCACCGGCCACCTCGGTTATGTGGAAGAGGCCTGCCCCAACGCGGACGGGACCTGGAGCCTGCGCTTCAGTCACACCAACTTTGACCGCAAATGCCACCTGGACCTAGACGCCAAGGTCCTGTTCAATCCGGCGACCATGACCGCCACGTTTCTGAGCGGGCCATGGAAAACATGGGCCAAGGACCTGAAAATCCGCGGCTTCATCCTGAGGTGAACCATGCAGGCACGCATACTCAGACACGCTCCCGGGAATGAATACTTTTTCCGGGAAGGATGCTTCATCACCGAACTCTCCAACGAGGATCACGACCCGGCCGCATCCATGGCCCGCGCCCGGGTCGAACCGGGCCGCACCACGGCCTGGCATGCCCTGAATCAAACCGCCGAGCGCTATGTGATCCTTGAAGGCCAGGGCCGCGTCGAAGTCGGCGACCTGCAGCCGCAAAACGTCGATCCCGGCGACGTGGTCATCATCCCCCCGGGGGTCCGGCAGCGCATCACCTGCACCAGCACATCCGACCTCATCTTCCTGGCCGTCTGCACCCCACGCTTCGACCCGCGAAACTATATCGCCCTGGAAAAATAAAAGATGGATCCCCGCCTGCGCGGGGATGACACAGAGTGATAACGCGCCGCAGCACCGCAGCGGGCTTTGTTGGTCCGACTCTCCATCCAAACCAAGAAAAACGAGTCTTCTTCCCCCGAAAAAAGTACCACAGTACCGCAGCGGGCCTTGTTGGTCCGGTCAGGTTGCTTCGACTGTCTGACCGAGCCAGGCATCGTTGGCGGAATCGTTGCCGCTCGTCTTGCTCCGCTTTTACGCCCTGCACGCAACGATTACGCCGTACGAGGCCCGCGAGGGAGTTTCGAAGCGGCCTGACCGGGCCAACAAGGCCCGCCTCTCCAGCCAAGCCAAGAAAACACGTCTTCTTCACCCCCAAAACACACCATATTAAACCGCAGTGACAACGCGCCGCAGTACCGCAGCGGGCCTTGTTGGCCCGGGTCTCCATCCAAACCAAGAAAAACAAGTCTTCTTCCCCCGAAAAACGTACCGCAGTACCGCGGCGGGCCTTGTTGGTCCGGTCAGGTTGCTTCGACTGTCTGACCGAGCCAGGCATCGTTGGCGGAATCGTTGCCGCTCGTCTTGCTCCGCTTTTACGCCCTGCACGCAACGATTACGCCGTACGAGGCCCACGAGGGAGTTTCGAAGCGGCCTGACCGGGCCAACAAGGCCCGCCTCCTCACCACAAAAAAAACCGCCGGTTTCCCGGCGGATCGTTTCCCCCTATCGTGGGGACTTTTTCTTCAGCGCACCTTCTGATCAGAGCGGCAACAGCAGGCTCTCTCCGGTCATCTCTACGGGCTTTTCAATCCCGAGGATGGCCAGGATGGTCGGCGCCACGTCGGCCAGGCGACCGTCGCGCACCTTGAAGTTTCCCGGCCCCACGTAGACGAAGGGCACGGGATTCAGGCTGTGGGAAGTCTTCACGTTGCCCTGCGCGTCCAGCATATCCTCGGCGTTGCCATGGTCCGCCGTGACCAGCAGCGTGCCTCCCATCTTCACCACGCTATCCATAACCCGCCCCAGACACTGATCCACGGCCTCGCAGGCCTTGATGGCGGCCGGGATGACCCCGGTGTGTCCGACCATGTCCAGGTTGGCGAAATTGCAGATCACCATGTCGTAGTTCCCCGACTCCAGAGCCGCCACAAGAGTATCCGTGACCTTGTTCACGCTCATCTCCGGCTTGAAGTCGTAGGTGGGCACGTCCTTGGGCGAAGGCAGAAGTTCACGGTCCTCTCCAGGAAAAGGCGTTTCCTGGCCGCCGTTGAAAAAATAGGTCACGTGGGCGTATTTTTCCGTCTCGGCCGTGCGCAGCTGGCGCATGCCCCGTTCGGACACGACCTGGCCCAGAATGCGGTCCAGGCTGACCGGCGGAAAGAGCACGGGCAGGCCAAAATCCTTTTCGTAGCGGGTCATGGTCACAAAACGCGACAGGGCGATCTTGCGCGGCCGCGCGAACCCGGTGAAATCATCCTCGGTCAGGGCACGGGTCAGCTCGCGCGCCCGGTCGGCCCTGAAGTTGAAGAAGAGCACGGCGTCGCCGTCCCCGATCAGGCCCGAAGGCTGCCCATCGCGCAGGATCACGCGGGGTTTCACAAACTCGTCGTTCTCCCCGGCCGCGTATCCGTCGCTGACCGCATCGGCCGCGCTGACGGCAGTCAGCCCCCGGCCCTCGGTCATGGCCGCATAAGCCAGCTCGACCCTATCCCAGCGCTGATCCCGGTCCATGGCGTAGTAGCGCCCCGAGACCGAAACGATGCGCCCCGCGCCCATGCGGGCCAAATCGGCCTCCAGGGCCTTTATGTAGCCCAGGCCACTGCGCGGCGGCGTATCCCGGCCGTCCAGAAATGCGTGCACGCAGATGTCCGCCACGCCCTGATCGCTCAAGGATCGAATCAGCGCCACGAGATGATCCTGCATGCTGTGCACGCCGCCATCGGAGACCAGGCCCATGAGATGCACGCGCCCCGAGCCCCCCCTGGCCGCGCCCGCAAGCTCGGCCAGTACGGGGTTTGCGGCCAGGGAACCGTCCTCTATGGCCAGGTTGATGCGCATGATGTCCTGATAGACGATCCGCCCCGCGCCAAGGTTCAGGTGCCCGACCTCCGAGTTGCCCATCTGGCCGTCAGGCAGGCCGACGTCCCGGCCCATGCACTTGAGTTCTCCCTTTGGGTGGGCAGAGAGAAGCGCGTCCATGCGCGGTGTGCGGGCCTGGCTGACGGCGTTCCCCGGACCAGGGGCGGCCTTGCCCCAACCGTCCAGAATGAGGAGCACGCAGGGCTTTTTCATTTGCCTTCCCCGGCCGTGACGCTCGCGGGGAGCTCAAGAGCCGTGGCCTGTGAGTAAAGACCTTCGACGTTGTACATGGAACGCATCTCGTCCTGAAAAACATGCACGATGACGTCGTTGCAATCGACCAGCACCCAATGGCCGCTCTGCATACCCTCGACGCCGAAAAATTCCCATTTCCTTTCCGCCAGCTTTTGCATGACTTCGTCCGCCAGGGACTGGGCATGCTTGGCCGATCTGGCCGTGACAAAGATCATGGTCTCGGTCAGAGGGGAAAATCCCCGCACGTCAAGGGCTTTGATATTCGTTCCTTTCTTGTCCGAAAGCCAAGTCACGATCTGTTCAATCTTTTCTTCCATAAGGTTCGCTTACACTCCGTATGCTATTTTATCGCTCAAACTCAAATTTTCTACGTCAATTCTCCATGCAGGGCAATGAGGCAAACCTTGACGAATGCGGCGGGTCAAGGCATAGGTCTGCAATGCAGTATATTATCGATTCAGACCTTTTCCTGATATTTAGAAGCCCCTTCGGTGAGGGGGCCACGGTGTAGCGCACGCCGCGCGAATGATTCCAATTGCCGTGAACAGCCCCTTGTTCACGGCTTTTTTCATTTTTTTTACCTGGAGGATCAGCCATGCTTTACGACGTTTCGAACGAAACCATGCCCCGGGAAGAACTGGAGGCCCTGCAGCTCAAGCGGCTCAAGGCCATGGTTGAAAAGGTCTACTACAACGTGCCCTTCTACCAGGGCAGATTCAACGAGATGAACGTCCGGCCGGAGCAGATCCGTTCCCTGGAGGACCTGAAATACCTGCCCTTCACCGAGAAACAGGATCTGCGCAACAACTATCCCTTTGGCCTTTTCGCCGTGCCCCGGGACAATGTCGTGCGCGTGCACGCATCCTCCGGCACCACGGGCAAGGCCACCGTGGTCGGCTACACTCAGCGCGACGTGAACACCTGGGCCGAGCTGATGGCCCGCTCGCTCATGTGCGCCGGAGCCAGCCGCCGCGACATCGTGCACAACGCCTACGGATACGGCCTCTTCACCGGAGGCTTAGGCATGCACTACGGCGTGGAGCGCCTGGGCGCGACCATCCTGCCCATCTCCGGCGGCGGCACCAGACGCCAGGTCATGCTCATGCGCGACTTCGGCTCGACCATCCTGTGCAGCACCCCGTCCTACGCGCTCTTCCTGTACGAATCGGTCCTCGCGGCGGGCATGAGCATCTCCGACCTGAAGCTGCACACGGGCATCTTCGGCGCCGAACCCTGGAGCGAAAAGATGCGCTCCGAGATCGAATCCAAGCTGCAGATAAAGGCCCTCGACATCTACGGCCTGTCCGAGATCATGGGTCCGGGCGTGGGCATGGAGTGCTGCGACGCCCAGGACGGCCTGCACATCTGGGAGGACCACTTCCTCATCGAGATCATCGACCCCGAGACGGGCGAGCAGCTGCCCCTGGGCGAGACCGGCGAACTGGTCATCACCACCATCACCAAGGAAGCCCAGCCGCTGATCCGCTACCGCACCCGCGACATCACGCGCATCGAGGCCATCCCCTGCCGTTGCGGCCGCACCCACCGGCGCATTTCGCGCATCCAGGGCCGCAGCGATGACATGCTCATCATCCGCGGCGTGAACGTGTTCCCGCAGCAGATCGAGACCATCCTGCTCGAAACCCAGGGCGTGGCCCCGCATTACCAGCTCATCCTGACCCGTCAGGGCAGCCTGGACATGCTGGAGGTCAAGGTCGAGGTGGACGAAAAGCTCTTCTCCGACGAGATCAGGCATTTACAGCGTATCGAAGCCAAGATACAAAAAAATATCAAGGAATTCCTGGGCGTCACCGCCAAGGTGACCCTGTCCGAACCGCAGAGTATCGAACGCTCCGAAGGTAAGGCCAAACGCATCATCGACCTGCGCAACTCGTAATCAACTGGGCCGGCGCCACCAAGCGTCACCCACCCCAGACCGGGAGGAATCATGAAAGTTGAACAGATTTCCGTTTTTCTGGAAAACAGAGCCGGCCGCCTGGCCGAAGTGACCAAGACCCTGGCCGAAAACCAGATCAATATCCGCGCCCTGTCCCTGGCCGACACCTCCGATTTCGGCATCCTGCGCCTCATCGTGACCGACAACGAAAAGGCCAAGGAAGTGCTCAAGGCCAAAGGCTTCACCGTGGGCCGCACCAATGTCGTGGCCGCCGAGGTGGGCGATCGTCCCGGCGGACTGCACACCATCCTGGAGATGCTCAACGCGGGCGGGGTGAACGTGGAGTACATGTACGCCTTCGTGACCCAGAGCGGCCGCAACGCCATCCTCATCTTCCGTTTCGACCGCACGGACCAGGCCATCGAGGTCTTGCAGAAGAACAGCGTGCGCATCCTGTCCGGAGACGAACTCTACACCCTCTGATTCCAGATCGCGCCGTGCCCGAAACGGGGCAGGCCATTCTTGCAGTCAAACCCGGCCCTCGTCCCGCGACGGGGGCTTTTTCGTCCAAAAGGGAAAATCACGTGCGCACCGTCCTGCCCATGCCGACCGTCAACCGATCGAACACCGCCGCGCCCCGTCCCGCGCCATCCAGACCGGCGCACGCCCGGACCACGAGGCACGCGTGACGTCCGCCCGATCCTTCCGATTTCAGCGTGTCTATGTAGAGATCACCAACATCTGCAACCTGCGCTGCGACTTCTGCGCCGGAACGACACGCCCCCCCGCGAGCATGGACCCCGAGTTCTTCAGGCGCGTCCTGGATCAGCTCGTACCGCTCACGGACCAAGTCTGCCTGCATGTCATGGGCGAACCGCTCCTGCATCCGCACCTTGAGACCATCCTTGAACTTTGCGCGGCGGCAGGGATCGGGGTCAACCTGACCACCAACGCCGCCCTGCTGCACGGCAAGGCGGACATGCTGATGCGGGCGCGGGCCCTGCGGCAGGTCAATTTCTCCATGCAGTCCCTGCGCCGGGGCGAGGACCTTGACCACGACACCCTGGAACGCATCCTTGAATTCAGCCTGCGCGCGGCGGAACTGCGCCCCGAGCTCTTCATCAATTTCCGGCTCTGGACCCTGCAAAGCCTCAACGCTTCCGAACACAGCCAATTCAATGCGGTGATCCTGCACCGCATCGCGGCCGCCCTTGACCGCGAAATCCAGCCCCCCGCGCCGGGACGCAAGAGCTCAAGGCTGCTGGGCCGCATCTATCTGCACACGGACACGGTCTTCGAATGGCCGGGCGACCTGACCACGCTGGAAAGATCGCGCGGGTTCTGTCACGCCCTGTCCACACATTGCGCCATCCTGGTCGACGGCACGGTCTGCCCGTGCTGTCTCGACGCGGACGCGAGGCTCGCCCTGGGCAACATCCATGATACCCCTCTGACCGCCATCCTGGACTCGCCACGGGCCCGGGCCATGGCCGCCGGTTTCGCGGCGGGCAGGCTCGTGGAAGAGGTCTGCCGCCACTGCACCTATTGCCGCAGGTTCAAAAGCAGGGCACAACGCTGAGCACGCCCCGCGCACAACCCGCGCCGAACACGCAGACCCATCCCGAGTGCCTCATGGATCATTACTCACGCTCCGCCCTCAACACCTTTGCCGGCCTGGTCCTGAACCGCAAGCCACTTGCCCCCCTCGATGCCCCTGACTGGGAAAAAAGCCTGACATCGAAGCACGCCGTCTTTGTCGTGGTCCGGGGGGACGAAATCCTCTTCGACGGAACCCGGCTCGAACCGCTCCTGCTGGCCCCGCCCATGCTTGGCGCATGCGACCGGGCCCATCTGCAGGCCATGCTCCTGGGCGATGACGGCAGCCGCCGCTATTTCGCCATCAACATCGAACGCCTCCCGGCGGGCACGGTTCAATGCCTGAGCAGCCTTGGAACCTTTGTCCCCTTGCGTCGGCACGCGGCCGTGCTGCCAAGGCAAATGGCCGCCCTGCTCGGATACGCCCGCGCCGTCGCGGGATGGCACAGCCTGGCCCGCTACTGCGGCCTGTGCGGCCACCCCACCATGCCAAGGCCCGGCTCCCCGGCCCAGACATGCACCAATCCGGCATGCGGCGCGGTGCATTTTCCCCGCGTCAATCCGGCCATGATCGTCCTGGTGCACCACAGGGACAGCCAGGGTGACAGATGCCTGCTCGGCCGTCAGTCCCTCTGGCAGCCACGTGTCTACTCGGCCCTCTCCGGCTATGTGGAGCCCGGGGAAAGCGTGGAGGACGCAGTCCTGCGCGAGGTCATGGAGGAGACGGGAGTCACGGTGCGCGACATTCACTATTTTTCTTCCCAGCCCTGGCCGTTTTCCGGTTCGCTCATGCTCGGTTTTCATGCCCGCGCGACCAGCACTAAAATTCACATCGACGAGGACGAACTCGAGGACGCCCGCTGGTTCGCACGCCACGAAATCCCCGCCCTGCTCGATTCCGGCGAACTGGCCCTGCCATCGGCCGAAACCATCGCCCGGCATCTCTTCGACGCCTGGTATCTTGGCGGCGAAATCGGCCGGGACTGAAACCCTTTACCGTGCGGCAGGCAAACCACGCGGCAGGCCGGACCGGGTCAGATCATTGCATCCGCCCGATGATTATGGTTAAAGATATGAAAGCAGACTGCCGGTTTTGAAATATCACCACGGGAGAAAACCATGGGTAAAAAACTGCTCCTGGCCGGAGGCGGCCACGCACATATGACCATCCTGGCCCACATGCGGGATCTGGTCCGGGAAGGACACGAAGTAACCGTCGTACAACCATCCGATTTTCATTATTATTCCGGCATGGGTCCAGGCATGCTCGGTACGACCTACACTCCGGACGAGATCCGCTTCGCCACCCGCCAGGTTGTCGAAAGCATGGGCGGAACCTTCGTGCGGGACAAGGTCACGCACATAGACGCTAAGCAGCGCCAGGTCACCCTGGCCTCCGGCAGCACCCTGGAATACGACGTGCTGTCCTGCAACGCGGGCAGCTTCATCCCCTTTGACAACATCCACGGCGACACATCGAACATCTTCACTGTCAAGCCCATCGAACGGCTGCAGGAAGCGCAGCGGGCCGTGATCTCTCTCTGCGCAGCCAGGACCAAGCCCCATGTGGCCGTGGTCGGCGGCGGCCCGGCCGCGCTCGAAATCGCGGGCAACGTGCGCAAGCTCGCCAAACTGCGAGGGCGGCACGCGCCTCGAATCACCCTCTTTGCCGGACGCCAGCTCCTGGGCCGTTTTCCGGAAAAGATCCAGACCATGGCCCGGGACTCCCTCACTCTTCAGGACATCACTATCAATGAAGACGGCTACGTGGACGAGATCCGCAACGGCGTCATCATCCAGAACGGAAAACATCATCACCCGGACATGGTCTTCGTGGCCACGGGCGTGCACCCCTCACGGCTTTTTGCCGACTCGGGACTGCCCACGGGGGTCACGGGGGGGCTGCTGGTCAACGAATGGCTGCAAAGCGTGCAACATCCCGAAATTTTCGGCGGGGGCGACTGCATCGATTTCGAGCCCAAGGCTCTGGACAAGGTCGGCGTCTATGCCGTGCGCGAAAACCCGGTCCTGCTGCGCAATGTCCGCGCCGCCCTGAACGGGACCAGGCTGCAGCGCTTCGATCCCGGCGGAAGCTACCTGCTCCTCTTCAACATGGGCGACGACACGGCCATTTTCAGCAAGGGACCACTCATGTTCCGCAACTGGCTGGGATTTTTGCTCAAGGACTATATCGATCGACGCTTCATGCGTCATTTCCAGGCTCTTGAACGCTGAGGCAAGCACGATGGATCTGCTGCGGGTCACGGCCCTCGGCAAACGCTTCGGCGGCACTGAGGTCTTTCGAGACGTTAGCTTCGACGTGCCCAGAGGTAGCCTCGTCTCCCTGGTCGGGCCGTCCGGGGTGGGCAAAACGACCCTGCTGCACATCATCGCCGGGCTCGAGGCCGCCGAAAGCGGGACCGTCACCCACTTCGGCGGTAAGAGGGAAAGGCCCCAGGCCATTCTCGTCTTTCAGGATTACGTGCTCTTCCCGAACATGACGGTCTTCCAGAACATCGCCTTCGGCCTGAAGGCCCGGAAGATGAAGAGGGCCGCCATCCGGGACAAGGTCTTGCCCATGCTCGGCTATTTCCACCTTGAAGACAGGCGGGATGCCTATCCGTCAGAGCTCTCGGGCGGACAGAAGCAGCGCGTGGCCATTGCCCGGGCCATGGTCCTTGAACCCTCGCTCCTGCTTCTGGACGAGCCCTTTGCCAACCTCGACCGCAACCTGAAGATGGAGACGGCCCTCTTCATCCGCTCAACCCAGCGCAGCTTCGGCATCACCACGATCTGCGTGACCCACGACCTGCAGGAAGCGCTGGCCATGTCCGACCGCATCGGGGTCATGCTCGGGGGAAGCCTGCGCCAATACGCTCCGCCGCTGGACGTCTACCGGCGGCCCGTGGACATGGAAACGGCGCGCTTTTTGGGGCCGGTCAACACCATCACCGCCCCCCTGGCCCGCCTCCTGGGCCTTGAGACCTGCTGGCTGCGACCCGAGGCCCTGCGCCTGGAACCGGACCCGGACGGCCCCGCCGTCATCACGGCCACGCATTTTGCGGGGCACTACCTGTGCTACACGCTGCGTGTTCTGGACCAGGACCTCGTAGTCTACGCCCTGGAACCCATGGGGCAGCCAGGGGACAGGATGCACATCCGCGTTTCAAACCAGTATCCGCCCATCTTCAGCGGCTCTCTTCCGGAGGATTCATGCGCATAAGATTACTTTTCATCATACTCCTTGCGGCCCTGGCCACCGGATGCTCCGAGACTCCGGAACAGACCTCCGTGCTGCAACAGGACTTCGCGAGTCTGGAAAAGTCCGCGCGCGGCACCGAGGTACGCTGGCACATGTGGGGAGGCAGCGCACAGATCAATCAGTGGATCGACACTTTCGTGACCTCCGAGATGAAACGACTGCACGACATAACCGTGGTCCGTGTGCCCATGGATGCGCCGGTCTTCGTCAACAAGCTGCTGACCGAGAAGGCTGCGGGCAAGACCACCGGGACCATGGACCTCTTGTGGATCAACGGCGAAAATTTCAAGAACTCCATGCAGGCCGGCGTGCTCTTCGGGCCCTTCACGGACAGGCTGCCGAACTTCACGGCCTGGTATGACCCGCAAAAATCAGCCCATGATTTCGGCTATCCCGTGAACGGCTTCGAGGCACCCTACGGCCGGGCCCAGTTCGTCTTCGAATACGACACGGCCCGCACGCCAATGCCTCCGGCCACTCTGGCCGAACTTGCCGACTGGATCAGGGCCAACCCCGGACGCTTCACCTACCCGCAGCCCCCGGACTTCACGGGCTCGGCCTTCCTGCGTCAGGTCTTCTACGCCACCACGGGCGGTCACGAGCAGTACATGAACGGCTTCAACGCCGATCTCTATGCCGAGAACGCCCCCAGGACCTTTGCCTGGCTTGGCGAACTCAAGCCCCACCTGTGGCAGCAGGGGCGGACCTATCCCAAGGACGCCGCCGCGCTGGACACCCTGTTCGCGCGGGGCGAAATCGACATGGCCATGTCCTATCACCCGGCCCACGCGCAGATGAAAATCCTGGAAAAGACCTACCCGGAAACGGTGCGGACCTTTGTCCTGGCCGAGGGGGCCATCTTCAACACCCACTTCACGGCCATTCCCTTCAATGCCTCGAACAAGGCGGGCGCCATGGTCCTGGCCAATTTCCTGATGAGTCCCGAGGCCCAGCTCTCCAAATTCAGACCCGAAAACTGGGGCGACCTGCCCGCTCTTGAAGTTGCAAAACTCGAAGAGGCGCAGCGCAAGGCCTTT
This is a stretch of genomic DNA from Desulfomicrobium apsheronum. It encodes these proteins:
- a CDS encoding ABC transporter substrate-binding protein; its protein translation is MRIRLLFIILLAALATGCSETPEQTSVLQQDFASLEKSARGTEVRWHMWGGSAQINQWIDTFVTSEMKRLHDITVVRVPMDAPVFVNKLLTEKAAGKTTGTMDLLWINGENFKNSMQAGVLFGPFTDRLPNFTAWYDPQKSAHDFGYPVNGFEAPYGRAQFVFEYDTARTPMPPATLAELADWIRANPGRFTYPQPPDFTGSAFLRQVFYATTGGHEQYMNGFNADLYAENAPRTFAWLGELKPHLWQQGRTYPKDAAALDTLFARGEIDMAMSYHPAHAQMKILEKTYPETVRTFVLAEGAIFNTHFTAIPFNASNKAGAMVLANFLMSPEAQLSKFRPENWGDLPALEVAKLEEAQRKAFDEVDLGAATLGTDVLSAAAVPEISPEYLELLERDWDTFILGH
- a CDS encoding ABC transporter ATP-binding protein gives rise to the protein MDLLRVTALGKRFGGTEVFRDVSFDVPRGSLVSLVGPSGVGKTTLLHIIAGLEAAESGTVTHFGGKRERPQAILVFQDYVLFPNMTVFQNIAFGLKARKMKRAAIRDKVLPMLGYFHLEDRRDAYPSELSGGQKQRVAIARAMVLEPSLLLLDEPFANLDRNLKMETALFIRSTQRSFGITTICVTHDLQEALAMSDRIGVMLGGSLRQYAPPLDVYRRPVDMETARFLGPVNTITAPLARLLGLETCWLRPEALRLEPDPDGPAVITATHFAGHYLCYTLRVLDQDLVVYALEPMGQPGDRMHIRVSNQYPPIFSGSLPEDSCA
- a CDS encoding NAD(P)/FAD-dependent oxidoreductase encodes the protein MGKKLLLAGGGHAHMTILAHMRDLVREGHEVTVVQPSDFHYYSGMGPGMLGTTYTPDEIRFATRQVVESMGGTFVRDKVTHIDAKQRQVTLASGSTLEYDVLSCNAGSFIPFDNIHGDTSNIFTVKPIERLQEAQRAVISLCAARTKPHVAVVGGGPAALEIAGNVRKLAKLRGRHAPRITLFAGRQLLGRFPEKIQTMARDSLTLQDITINEDGYVDEIRNGVIIQNGKHHHPDMVFVATGVHPSRLFADSGLPTGVTGGLLVNEWLQSVQHPEIFGGGDCIDFEPKALDKVGVYAVRENPVLLRNVRAALNGTRLQRFDPGGSYLLLFNMGDDTAIFSKGPLMFRNWLGFLLKDYIDRRFMRHFQALER